The Oryzias melastigma strain HK-1 linkage group LG3, ASM292280v2, whole genome shotgun sequence genome contains a region encoding:
- the LOC112141987 gene encoding beta-1,3-galactosyltransferase 2-like: MPSMDPHFSSATSEKRKKLTNPLTLKRTSVKAAQSEEMLNGSRALHSRRCWCFLQRHYFLCILLTGAVFFMCNTSMKTVMPDLNAKLWMENLSKKLMAPIEKLDLVSDEAGRTAVAVHQFDDWMSLMSVPPTAGKTREPRAKLHTQASGPNQAPNKFPAPYLVKYPSEYHFVINEPLKCEKEKPFVVLIVQVAPHNRAHRHIIRSTWGSQSRVFGRTVLLFFLLGQEKTGEAPQLHRQLLRESRQHRDLIQSDFVDCYRNLTIKTMVMLEWLDSYCSSASYAMKIDSDMFLNVRNLVIMLLKAPKTNYMTGRVDYRATVQRDPSSKWYLPQDLYPRPTYPPYALGLGYILSLDLPKKLIVASRHVKAIYIEDVYLGLCMEHLQIHPKPPRNRDHFHLYPMNYSRCTFSEIIVTATTPETDPLKLWRDFIAPGPDC, encoded by the exons ATGCCTTCAATGGACCCACACTTCTCATCTGCGACaagtgaaaaaaggaaaaagttaacAAACCCGCTCACGCTGAAGAGGACTTCTGTAAAGGCTGCACAAAG TGAAGAAATGCTGAATGGTAGCCGGGCTCTACACAGCAGAAGATGTTGGTGTTTCCTGCAGCGCCACTACTTCCTCTGCATCCTGCTGACTGGAGCTGTGTTTTTCATGTGCAACACAAGCATGAAGACAGTGATGCCGGACCTCAACGCCAAACTGTGGATGGAAAACCTCTCAAAAAAACTCATGGCTCCGATTGAAAAGCTGGATTTAGTCTCTGATGAAGCGGGGAGAACAGCTGTTGCTGTCCACCAGTTTGATGACTGGATGTCCTTGATGTCAGTGCCACCGACTGCAGGAAAGACACGGGAGCCTCGGGCGAAACTCCACACACAGGCTTCTGGTCCAAATCAGGCTCCAAACAAATTCCCTGCACCTTATTTGGTGAAGTATCCCTCAGAGTACCACTTTGTGATAAACGAGCCGTTGAAGTGTGAAAAGGAAAAGCCGTTTGTGGTGCTGATCGTTCAGGTGGCTCCTCACAACAGAGCTCATCGCCACATCATCCGCAGCACCTGGGGTAGCCAGAGCCGGGTTTTCGGCCGGACGGTGCTGCTCTTTTTCCTGCTGGGGCAGGAAAAAACCGGAGAGGCACCACAGCTCCACAGGCAGCTGCTGCGTGAGAGCAGACAGCACAGAGACCTGATCCAGAGCGACTTTGTGGACTGCTACAGGAACCTAACCATCAAGACCATGGTGATGCTTGAGTGGCTGGACTCATACTGCTCCAGTGCCTCCTATGCCATGAAGATCGACTCAGACATGTTCCTCAATGTGCGGAATCTCGTCATCATGCTCCTGAAGGCTCCAAAGACAAACTACATGACCGGTCGAGTGGATTATAGAGCCACTGTTCAAAGAGACCCCTCATCCAAGTGGTACCTGCCTCAGGATCTGTACCCCCGTCCCACGTATCCCCCCTATGCTCTGGGTTTGGGCTACATCTTGTCTCTGGACCTCCCTAAAAAGCTCATCGTGGCTTCCAGACACGTGAAAGCCATTTACATTGAGGATGTGTATTTGGGGTTGTGCATGGAACACTTGCAGATCCACCCCAAGCCGCCCCGCAACAGGGACCATTTCCATCTCTACCCTATGAATTACAGCCGCTGCACATTCTCAGAGATTATTGTCACAGCAACGACACCAGAAACAGATCCTCTAAAACTCTGGAGGGACTTTATAGCACCAGGTCCAGACTGTTGA
- the LOC112141988 gene encoding uncharacterized protein KIAA0895-like — protein sequence MVLDSGDIFMDQAAGEGVGGWNIQTTPPGGPGAPISKNKTTKKEKVSANGLPAAASAPQAAQRRSTSLRCGGRPALRRPLSLEMTSQRQRGSVDQGEERRNLQPPWRSGSAAPSPPHRSLTSPSLAGGGWMRRSESTCSVNYPQSLRAGRGQMRPATSLPHIAKGVVPPPPRPCLLVALRPLNLEQEKQAFFQSDFSYEPQFEYAQPEPRGVLDKYRDGAGLFLEQAVGIMECVLRKFGSYENFEEVTGGSVLPKSQVWAAVRKYLQKEGCVGEVVVRLSDELLSQAVMVVESCRPTLTINLGGARQHWLEGMLRHEIGTHYLRGVNNSLQPWASADGRKQFGLKPANPTEEGLASLHSVLLRKQPYLWRAALLYYTVFHAASMSFSQLFRHIARFVHDPDVRWEYCLRAKRGQTDTSQPGCFSKDQVYLDGILRILRHRRSIDFKMLTSLGKVSYEDVERLRPFADLSRTRIPHFMRDPEKYLHHLDHIVSVNELDDSVLEQLLP from the exons ATGGTGTTGGACTCGGGGGATATCTTCATGGATCAGGCTGCAGGTGAAGGTGTGGGGGGCTGGAATATCCAAACAACCCCCCCAGGTGGTCCCGGCGCCCCCATctcaaagaacaaaacaacaaaaaaggagaaggTTTCTGCAAACGGGCTCCCCGCAGCAGCGAGCGCCCCCCAGGCGGCACAGAGGAGATCCACGTCACTGAGATGTGGGGGGCGGCCTGCACTACGGCGCCCACTCAGCCTGGAGATGACCTCCCAGCGCCAGCGAGGGTCTGTGGATCAGGGGGAGGAGCGGAGGAACCTTCAACCTCCCTGGCGCAGTGGGTCTGCTGCCCCCTCGCCCCCCCACCGCAGCCTGACCAGCCCCAGCCTGGCGGGGGGCGGCTGGATGCGGCGCAGCGAGAGCACCTGCTCCGTCAACTACCCGCAGTCGCTGCGAGCCGGGAGGGGACAGATGCGGCCAGCCACCTCCCTCCCCCACATTGCTAAGGGAGTGGTGCCCCCACCGCCCCGGCCCTGCCTGCTGGTGGCCCTCAGACCCCTGAACCTGGAGCAGGAGAAGCAGGCCTTCTTCCAGTCCGACTTCAGCTACGAGCCTCAGTTTGAATACGCACAGCCGGAGCCGCGGGGCGTCCTGGACAAGTACCGGGACGGGGCGGGCCTCTTCCTGGAGCAG GCCGTGGGAATCATGGAGTGCGTCCTGAGGAAGTTTGGCTCCTATGAGAACTTTGAGGAGGTGACGGGGGGCAGCGTACTCCCCAAAAGTCAAGTGTGGGCAGCCGTGCGCAAATACCTGCAGAAGGAGGGCTGCGTGGGCGAG GTTGTGGTGCGTCTGTCGGATGAGCTCCTGTCTCAGGCCGTTATGGTGGTGGAGAGTTGTCgtcccactctgaccatcaACCTGGGCGGGGCCAGGCAGCACTGGCTGGAGGGGATGCTGAGGCACGAGATCG GAACTCATTATCTGCGAGGCGTCAACAACAGTCTGCAGCCGTGGGCGTCGGCCGACGGCAGGAAGCAGTTCGGCCTGAAACCCGCCAACCCCACGGAGGAGGGGCTGGCCAGCCTGCACAGCGTGCTGCTGCGGAAGCAGCCGTACCTGTGGCGCGCCGCGCTGCTGTACTACACCGTGTTCCACGCCGCCAGCATGAGCTTCAGCCAGCTCTTCAGGCACATCGCCCGCTTCGTGCACGACCCCGACGTGCGCTGGGAGTACTGCCTGAGAGCCAAGAGGGGACAGACGGACACCTCCCAGCCGG GCTGCTTCAGCAAAGATCAGGTCTACCTGGACGGGATCCTGAGGATCCTTCGGCATCGGAGAAGCATCGATTTCAAAATGCTGACCTCTCTAGGAAAG GTGTCTTATGAGGATGTGGAGAGACTCCGTCCGTTTGCAGATCTTTCCCGGACCAGAATCCCTCACTTCATGCGGGACCCGGAGAAGtaccttcatcatctggaccaCATCGTCTCCGTCAACGAGCTGGACGACTCCGTGCTGGAGCAGCTGCTCCCCTGA
- the csnk2a2a gene encoding casein kinase 2, alpha prime polypeptide a, whose product MPGSTPASSKARVYTDVNTQKNREYWDYDAHVPNWSNQDNYQLVRKLGRGKYSEVFEAINVTNNEKVVVKILKPVKKKKIKREIKILENLRGGTNIIRLVDTVKDPVSRTPALVFEYINNTDFKELYQKLTDYDIRFYMFELLKALDYCHSMGIMHRDVKPHNVMIDHQLRKLRLIDWGLAEFYHPAQEYNVRVASRYFKGPELLVDYQMYDYSLDMWSLGCMLASMIFLKEPFFHGQDNYDQLVRIAKVLGTDELYGYLHKYHIELDTRFKDLLGQQTRKRWEQFIQSENQHLVSPEALDLLDKLLRYDHQQRLTAAEAMRHQYFYPVVKEQANANTDGTKAISSSNAT is encoded by the exons ATGCCCGGATCCACGCCGGCCAGCAGCAAGGCTCGGGTCTACACCGACGTCAACACACAGAAGAACAGAGAGTACTGGGACTATGACGCACACGTGCCAAACTGGAG CAATCAAGACAATTATCAGCTGGTGCGGAAGCTGGGCAGAGGGAAGTACAGTGAGGTGTTTGAGGCCATAAATGTCACCAACAATGAGAAGGTGGTGGTGAAGATCCTCAAG CCcgtcaagaagaagaagatcaaACGGGAAATCAAGATTCTTGAAAACCTGCGAGGAGGAACCAACATCATCCGGCTGGTGGACACGGTCAAAGACCCAGTG TCCAGAACTCCGGCGCTTGTCTTTGAGTACATCAACAACACAGACTTTAAG GAGCTTTACCAGAAGCTGACAGACTACGATATCCGCTTCTACATGTTTGAGCTCCTCAAG gCTCTGGATTACTGCCACAGCATGGGCATCATGCACAGAGACGTGAAGCCCCACAACGTGATGATTGACCACCAGCTGAGGAAG CTCCGCCTCATAGATTGGGGTTTGGCTGAGTTCTAccatcccgctcaggaatacaACGTCAGGGTGGCGTCCCGTTACTTCAAAGGCCCCGAGCTGCTAGTGGACTACCAG ATGTATGACTACAGTTTGGACATGTGGAGTTTAGGCTGCATGTTGGCCAGCATGATCTTCCTGAAGGAGCCATTTTTTCACGGTCAGGACAACTATGACCAG ctgGTCCGCATCGCCAAAGTCCTCGGTACCGACGAGCTGTATGGCTACCTGCACAAGTATCACATAGAACTGGACACTCGCTTCAAAGACCTCCTCGGACA GCAGACGCGGAAACGCTGGGAGCAGTTTATCCAGTCAGAGAATCAGCACCTGGTGAGTCCGGAGGCTCTGGACCTGCTGGACAAGCTGCTGCGATACGACCACCAGCAGAGGCTGACGGCGGCGGAGGCCATGCGGCACCAGTACTTCT ATCCCGTGGTGAAAGAACAGGCGAACGCCAACACAGACGGCACAAAGGCAATAAGCAGCTCCAACGCTACATGA